A genomic window from Bacillus rossius redtenbacheri isolate Brsri chromosome 7, Brsri_v3, whole genome shotgun sequence includes:
- the LOC134534447 gene encoding uncharacterized protein LOC134534447, whose protein sequence is MSSSSSDEEELLLMFALSKAKRKRKWVHEINETREVFGEFHRLCCELSSFEDRFFTYFRMSQEQFDKLHTLLEHKISKVATNWRKPIGTKERLAICLRYLATGDSHHTIAFSFRVGRTTVSSIVKEVCVEIWNVLQPLYLATPTEEVWRKSEVGFRERWNFPNCIGSIDGKHVEIKCPNKSGSSYYCYKNFFSIVLLSIVDPYYNFIVVDIGSYGRHSDSAIFENSSFYRDFVDNKTILPPKPLPGTETPVPHVFVGDEGFKLQTYLMRPFPRKAVVDNIEKRRYNKRHCRARRIVENAFGILTQKWRIFFRPIECNVDTAVHVVKAACCLHNFIRANTENVTTDELELTDDITNQPTNAFSATTPLKERSSDAAHAVRNHFVNYFNYLSS, encoded by the exons ATGTCCAGCAGTTCATCTGACGAAGAAGAGTTACTTCTTATGTTCGCTTTGAGTaaagcaaaaagaaaaagaaaatgggtGCATGAAATAAATGAAACAAGAGAGGTGTTCGGCGAGTTTCACCGATTATGCTGTGAGTTGAGTTCATTCGAAGACCGATTTTTCACATATTTTCGAATGTCTCAAGAACAATTTGACAAATTGCATACCCTCCTTGAACATAAAATATCAAAAGTGGCCACTAACTGGAGGAAACCCATTGGGACGAAGGAAAGACTAGCTATCTGTTTAAG GTATTTGGCTACAGGTGATTCCCATCACACTATTGCCTTTTCCTTCCGTGTTGGACGCACTACTGTTTCCAGCATAGTTAAAGAAGTGTGCGTCGAGATATGGAACGTTCTACAACCGTTGTACTTGGCTACTCCAACAGAGGAAGTTTGGAGGAAATCTGAAGTTGGCTTTAGAGAACGATGGAACTTTCCCAACTGCATCGGGAGTATAGATGGGAAACACGTGGAAATCAAATGCCCTAACAAGAGTGGATCAAgttattattgttataaaaactttttttcgatTGTTCTTTTGTCCATAGTTGATCCTTACTACAATTTTATTGTCGTTGACATAGGTAGTTATGGTCGGCACAGTGATAGTGCCATTTTCGAGAACTCCTCTTTCTATCGCGATTTTGTTGATAACAAAACAATTCTTCCTCCAAAACCATTACCCGGGACAGAAACCCCCGTCCCTCATGTGTTTGTAGGTGATGAAGGGTTCAAGTTACAAACTTATTTGATGCGTCCGTTCCCAAGAAAGGCGGTCGTTGATAATATAGAAAAAAGAAGGTACAATAAACGACATTGCAGAGCACGACGTATCGTGGAAAATGCCTTCGGCATTTTAACTCAAAAGTGGCGTATATTTTTTAGACCTATCGAATGTAATGTTGATACAGCTGTACACGTTGTCAAAGCTGCTTGTTGTCTTCACAATTTTATTAGAGCTAACACAGAAAATGTCACAACTGATGAGCTAGAATTAACAGACGATATAACAAATCAACCCACCAATGCTTTCTCAGCCACTACTCCATTGAAAGAACGATCTAGTGATGCTGCCCATGCTGTACGAAACCATTTCGTTAATTACTTCAACTATTTAAGTTCGTGA